Proteins encoded within one genomic window of Acinetobacter sp. WCHA55:
- a CDS encoding acyl-CoA desaturase has protein sequence MLKSLMRWIDSWSTATAPETLTAENSKIQWQRILPFILLHLACLAVFWVGVSWFALGFMLLFYLIRMFSITAFFHRYLSHKTFQTSRPVQFLFVLLGTMSAQRGPLWWAAHHRYHHRYTDSSQDPHSSTHGFWYSHVGWFLNEYNFATRKEVIKDWLKYPELIWLDRFSLIVVLLTAGGIYVLGEWLAIAWPQLGTSGLQLLVWGFVVSTVLLIHATLCINSLAHHYGSRDFDTDDQSRNNLFLSIITLGEGWHNNHHYYAGSTRQGFYWWQIDVTYYLLKIMSWLGIVWGLKPIPARVYDVSKIAQARKQRKVAKAGAPTIHSKESL, from the coding sequence CAAGATTCAGTGGCAGCGGATTTTACCCTTTATTCTTTTGCATCTGGCTTGTCTAGCCGTGTTCTGGGTGGGAGTGTCGTGGTTTGCACTTGGCTTTATGCTGCTGTTCTACCTGATTCGGATGTTTTCTATTACGGCTTTTTTTCATCGCTATTTATCGCATAAAACCTTTCAGACCTCGCGTCCAGTGCAGTTCCTATTTGTATTACTAGGCACCATGAGTGCACAGCGTGGCCCCTTGTGGTGGGCAGCCCATCATCGTTATCACCACCGCTATACAGATTCGTCGCAAGATCCGCATTCATCTACCCACGGTTTTTGGTATAGCCATGTGGGTTGGTTTCTGAATGAATATAACTTTGCCACGCGTAAAGAAGTCATCAAAGACTGGCTGAAATATCCGGAATTAATCTGGCTAGACCGGTTTAGTCTAATTGTGGTGCTGTTGACCGCGGGTGGAATTTATGTGCTAGGAGAATGGCTGGCAATAGCTTGGCCGCAACTGGGGACTTCCGGCTTGCAATTACTAGTCTGGGGATTTGTGGTGTCCACCGTGTTGCTGATCCATGCGACCTTATGTATCAATTCACTGGCGCATCATTACGGTAGCCGTGATTTTGACACTGATGATCAAAGCCGCAACAATTTATTCTTGTCTATCATTACTTTGGGCGAAGGCTGGCACAACAATCACCATTATTATGCAGGCAGTACCCGACAGGGCTTTTACTGGTGGCAGATTGATGTGACCTATTACCTCCTAAAAATTATGTCTTGGCTCGGGATAGTCTGGGGTTTAAAGCCAATTCCAGCGAGGGTCTATGACGTCAGTAAAATTGCACAGGCTCGAAAACAGAGAAAAGTAGCCAAAGCAGGCGCTCCTACTATTCATTCTAAGGAATCACTATGA